A genomic segment from Tachysurus fulvidraco isolate hzauxx_2018 chromosome 21, HZAU_PFXX_2.0, whole genome shotgun sequence encodes:
- the sec16a gene encoding protein transport protein Sec16A isoform X1, producing the protein MQPPPRAVPPGACGTPPPPTSGGSNAFRRNRPHKHGALAPNATSTPPPQPLTDPFAFGRQGSFSATVSNQTPPLNSSPLPMQAPLGACFNQTGPPQGQPSGAQVPIAGPVHTFFPHHVGSSGSPLGSNLPSAEPGYFSSQEPMPYIAQLPNSVPSFTHTVHASPAALTPSVQSTPSFQPTPPAPSHSGTDHGSRPPSVQNYFQPTSDTPQPFHAHPQAQAPPPAPLPHPGPFQSHTLNHSQSALLNIGEPAISQQQNTLFSAQSYLSQTGGAPEPWYSQVPQDPLQRTCPLPYTVPSADHGTLSMFFHGNDVENEETLSGEGHVNGVSHPPQGREANENINPFLNETGNVNVTTGPCDSVENLECVPNLEVLPNEPPSSHAYEAGPNLETPDTGSRPARSASVSSSYSNVSHSSGHTPHSSSHPPRRYQGVVGTFIQQESPRPTDTPASHPSAGGYFEQIDSAPAPEQSPTFPTPSPPKPVGVFQASANSSFEPVRSHSVGVRPTEVDRARMVKEKGGVDILPGNLEQPPDNLETIYFPGGQDRRPSSRAQGLRRPCESPATTLWAQSDAASLGANILLAPAAPSLATTMASSSKPSTEIIQPPEDGPLDLQPPLTHAQPHSENLENPPDSAPQASLGYASLLVSTPPTESLNQPVLIATPSSNYTVISPQIPVPTTNQMSPKDSNVPVQSPSQAQVASQLPQCSHSANLPPPLFSQTPIGFHQPSNQSPLNQAREVQDASLPVQPAQSTILKAQSPGSQSLPSSNSQIPSSVSVISQNHRSNYELLDFSMHQTQSTNQATSHTAPTPVNNAAGFYLQVTKDLQQGTRADNEPPLQQPTPNLPRVPSNQSSTAPSNPSNPANPASQYQPPPQATPVSQATTFSTYPPQSVNSAGTHEPQRPPSVHGGQQGYGVPPPVPPEPGLGSYYAEYQDGRHPFPQSYPPMDPRAQSYYQDDPYRRGDLRYNRYNGPNPGYREADRQPERPSSRTSQYSDQPSSREGYAEDYPRPNRSAYEDYYANYYKYMDQNRWYDPNALYDPRYRSYYEQAYGWYNYDPEAYRRADPYFGQRYSNRREGYDDPWRYYPGYDSSFDDECRPRETYGDELERRSVHSDRSTHSRRSSFSSRSQQSQVYRSQTDLVAAGYEATTTTLPVDYSYGQFPEQSTTLNYSQYDATNSTWAAPEQAPPRPLTPEKYSVPHCCARFGPAGQLILVQPNLPSAGQPALVEVHSMETMMQDFSEQAELRAFPGPLVKEETHKVDVIKFAQNKAQECTRNDDLIDKDSAFLIWEFIVLLCRQNGTVVGTDIADLLLKEHRSVWLPGKSPNEANLIDFNNEAIERPEEEGSGPLSLLSDTFMGVAENVGKETERFRELLLFGRKKDALESAMKNGLWGHALLLASKMDNRTHARVMTRFANSLPINDPLQTVYQLMSGRMPASATCCGDEKWGDWRPHLAMVLSNLTHALDLDTRTITTMGDTLASKGLLDAAHFCYLMAQVGFGVFTKKSTKIVLIGSNHSLSFVRFCTIEAIQRTEAYEYAQSLGSQPISLPNFQVFKFIYACHLAEMGLCAQAFHYCEVISRALLALPNYHSPAFINQLIQMSERLRFFDPQLKEKPEQELFQEPDWLLQLRKLSNQIRDGVITLRTDRSTPQPSACTTPNSEGQASHAEAPSFISDSHNPLMTSLMPQPGPSTPGVQLMPPAPVTILQDGTASLHHGPLHIEGVPFNPTAPAPPQPGFIPQYQPENQSYQSMPAQSPTLQPPGMPPQIPFYTPMEIPPQTSPQMPPQMPPQMPPQMPSQMPLQMPPQMSPQNSLHMHPHMPPHIPQQIHGVESTPTPPSPQSPSAHAPPAQMDFYDNMAQMSTGRRSRTTSQSSVHRISGRRSRTTSESSTHSAGRERSNSLANQSSPPPPPIPEAPIQEAPKKTKKDSPKKGGGGGIFSWLSRRVKNEVHLPDDNNKSIVWDERRQRWVNQDEGEEEVKPVAPPPKTFPKAPMGVGPGMGGASTGPPAGPPINVFSRKAGTKARYVDVLNPGRRNSNPTPAVAPPADLFAPLAPMAMPANLFVPSAAPDDQHPVEGSVPDSNGNTEHIQPNTAVPQMFNPTLLPSVPDGAQSGELSRSSSMSSLSREVSQHLNQVPTEIPGQGAPPPGTVTFYNPSQFAQSVPAARARPGRLGQREYPTLK; encoded by the exons ATGCAACCCCCTCCTCGTGCTGTGCCTCCTGGAGCATGTggtacaccaccaccacctacCTCTGGTGGTTCAAATGCTTTCAGGAGAAATCGACCACACAAGCATGGAGCACTTGCACCCAATGCAACATCAACTCCACCTCCACAGCCACTGACTGACCCTTTTGCCTTTGGGAGGCAAGGCTCTTTCTCTGCAACAGTAAGCAACCAGACTCCTCCACTAAACAGTAGTCCTCTTCCTATGCAAGCCCCTCTCGGAGCATGTTTTAACCAGACTGGTCCACCTCAAGGCCAACCATCAGGAGCACAAGTGCCAATAGCTGGTCCTGTTCACACCTTTTTCCCTCATCATGTTGGCTCTTCAGGATCTCCATTGGGCTCTAATCTACCTTCTGCTGAACCTGGGTATTTCAGCTCCCAAGAACCAATGCCATACATCGCACAGTTGCCTAACTCTGTCCCTTCATTCACCCACACAGTGCATGCTTCCCCTGCAGCCTTGACCCCGTCAGTTCAAAGTACACCTTCATTTCAGCCCACGCCACCTGCTCCATCTCATTCCGGAACTGATCATGGCAGTCGTCCTCCTTCTGTTCAGAACTACTTTCAGCCAACCAGTGATACACCACAGCCATTTCATGCACACCctcaggcacaggctcccccaCCTGCCCCCTTGCCCCATCCTGGCCCATTTCAGTCACACACTCTGAATCATAGTCAGTCAGCCCTACTGAATATAGGTGAGCCAGCAATTTCCCAACAACAAAACACTCTATTTTCTGCCCAGAGTTATCTCAGCCAGACTGGTGGTGCCCCAGAGCCATGGTATAGTCAGGTTCCACAGGATCCCTTGCAGCGTACCTGTCCTCTTCCATATACAGTTCCATCTGCTGACCATGGAACACTGTCCATGTTCTTTCATGGCAATGATGTAGAAAATGAAGAAACTCTTTCTGGGGAGGGCCATGTCAATGGGGTCTCTCACCCTCCCCAGGGCAGGGAAgcaaatgaaaacattaatCCCTTTTTGAATGAAACTGGGAATGTCAACGTGACTACAGGTCCATGTGACTCAGTTGAGAATCTGGAATGTGTTCCAAATCTGGAAGTTTTGCCTAATGAACCACCATCAAGCCATGCTTATGAGGCAGGGCCTAACTTGGAAACACCGGACACTGGCTCTCGTCCTGCACGATCAGCAAGTGTTTCATCCAGCTATAGCAATGTCAGTCACAGTAGTGGCCATACCCCCCACAGTAGCAGCCACCCTCCACGACGATATCAGGGAGTTGTTGGGACGTTTATCCAGCAAGAAAGCCCCCGGCCCACTGATACACCAGCATCCCACCCTTCTGCTGGTGGTTACTTTGAACAGATAGATTCTGCTCCTGCTCCAGAGCAAAGTCCAACTTTCCCCACACCCAGCCCTCCTAAACCAGTCGGGGTGTTCCAGGCCAGTGCTAACTCTTCATTTGAGCCTGTGCgatcacacagtgtaggggttAGACCTACTGAAGTTGACCGTGCTAGAATGGTAAAGGAAAAAGGTGGAGTTGATATCTTGCCTGGCAACTTGGAGCAGCCTCCAGACAATTTGGAGACAATCTACTTTCCCGGAGGACAGGATCGCAGGCCTTCGTCTCGAGCTCAGGGGTTGCGACGACCCTGTGAAAGTCCTGCCACAACCCTTTGGGCTCAAAGTGATGCAGCTAGCCTTGGTGCTAATATACTTTTGGCACCTGCTGCACCTTCTCTTGCTACTACTATGGCTTCATCATCTAAGCCCAGTACTGAGATCATCCAGCCACCAGAAGATGGGCCCCTGGATCTGCAGCCTCCTCTGACACATGCACAGCCTCACTCTGAGAACCTTGAGAATCCACCTGACTCAGCTCCTCAGGCAAGTTTGGGATATGCTTCTTTGCTAGTGTCCACGCCTCCCACAGAGTCTCTCAACCAGCCTGTTTTGATTGCCACGCCTTCTTCCAATTATACAGTGATTTCTCCTCAAATACCTGTTCCAACAACCAATCAAATGAGTCCCAAGGATTCGAATGTACCTGTTCAATCACCGTCTCAAGCACAAGTGGCTAGTCAGTTGCCACAGTGTTCTCATTCCGCTAATCTTCcacctcctctcttctctcaaACACCAATCGGCTTTCACCAACCTTCAAACCAAAGTCCATTAAATCAGGCACGAGAAGTTCAAGATGCTTCACTTCCTGTCCAACCAGCCCAGTCTACAATTTTGAAGGCCCAATCACCAGGAAGCCAATCACTTCCATCTTCTAATTCACAAATTCCTTCTTCTGTTTCTGTGATCAGTCAAAATCATCGCTCAAATTATGAACTTCTTGATTTTTCTATGCACcaaacacagagcacaaatcAGGCCACTTCTCATACAGCTCCTACCCCAGTAAATAATGCCGCTGGCTTTTACTTGCAGGTCACAAAAGATTTGCAGCAAGGGACACGAGCTGATAATGAGCCTCCTCTTCAGCAACCAACCCCAAATCTCCCTAGAGTTCCTAGTAATCAGTCCAGTACTGCCCCTTCTAATCCCTCCAATCCAGCTAATCCAGCATCACAATATCAACCTCCCCCACAGGCTACACCTGTTTCTCAAGCCACCACATTCTCCACATATCCTCCTCAATCTGTTAACTCTGCTGGTACCCATGAGCCCCAGCGCCCCCCATCTGTACATGGCGGTCAGCAGGGTTACGGTGTCCCACCTCCAGTGCCTCCTGAGCCTGGACTTGGCAGCTACTATGCAGAGTACCAGGATGGAAGGCATCCTTTCCCACAATCGTACCCACCCATGGACCCAAGGGCTCAGAGCTACTACCAG GATGACCCATATCGAAGGGGAGATCTGCGGTATAATCGGTACAATGGACCAAATCCTGGGTACCGGGAAGCTGACCGACAGCCAGAGAGGCCAAGTTCTAGGACCAGTCAGTACTCTGACCAACCCAGCTCCAG GGAGGGGTATGCTGAGGATTACCCCAGGCCTAACCGCAGTGCCTATGAAGACTACTATGCAAATTACTATAAGTATATGG ATCAGAACAGGTGGTACGACCCTAATGCTCTTTATGATCCTCGTTATCGAAGTTACTATGAGCAGGCCTATGGATGGTATAATTATGACCCTGAGGCCTACAGAAGAGCTGACCCTTACTTTGGCCAACGGTATTCCAACAG GCGTGAAGGCTATGATGACCCATGGCGTTACTATCCCGGATATGATTCAAGTTTTGATGATGAATGCCGTCCACGAGAAACGTATGGAGATGAGTTAGAGCGCCGTTCAGTTCACAGTGACAGATCAACACACAGCCGCCGGAGCAGCTTCAGCTCCCGCTcacagcag agtcaGGTGTACAGGAGTCAGACGGATCTTGTTGCTGCAGGTTATGAAGCTACAACAACCACACTGCCTGTAGATTATTCGTATGGCCAGTTCCCAGAGCAGTCAACCACCCTGAATTACAGCCAGTATGATGCCACAAACTCCACATGGGCTGCCCCTGAACAGG CTCCTCCAAGGCCGTTGACACCGGAGAAGTACTCAGTTCCTCACTGCTGTGCAAGGTTTGGACCAGCAGGTCAGCTGATCTTAGTTCAGCCCAACCTGCCCTCAGCTGGGCAGCCTGCCCTTGTCGAGGTTCATAGCATGGAG ACAATGATGCAGGATTTTTCAGAGCAGGCCGAGTTACGAGCCTTCCCAGGACCACTTGTCAA GGAGGAAACCCATAAAGTTGACGTTATAAAGTTTGCCCAAAACAAAGCCCAGGAGTGCACGCGAAATGATGACCTCATTGATAAGGACTCTGCCTTTCTGATCTGGGAGTTCATCGTACTGCTGTGTCGTCAGAATggg ACTGTAGTTGGCACAGACATTGCTGATCTCTTGCTGAAGGAACATCGTTCTGTGTGGCTGCCAGGAAAATCGCCTAATGAGGCGAACCTCATTGATTTCAACAATGAGGCGATAGAACGGCCAGAGGAGGAGGGGTCAGGGCCACTCTCGCTCTTGTCCGACACGTTCATGGGTGTGGCTGAAAACGTTGGAAAGGAGACTGAACGCTTCCGAGAGCTCCTGCTCTTTGGGCGGAAAAAG GATGCTCTGGAGTCTGCTATGAAGAACGGACTTTGGGGCCATGCCCTACTATTGGCTAGTAAGATGGACAATAGAACACATGCAAGAGTCATGACCAG gTTTGCCAACAGTCTTCCAATTAATGATCCACTGCAGACAGTCTACCAGCTCATGTCAGGAAGGATGCCTGCTTCTGCCACG TGTTGTGGGGATGAGAAGTGGGGTGACTGGCGTCCTCACCTGGCCATGGTTCTTTCCAACCTCACACATGCACTTGACCTGGACACACGCACCATCACGACCATGGGAGATACGCTGG ctTCTAAAGGTCTGCTTGATGCTGCTCATTTCTGTTACTTGATGGCTCAAGTGGGTTTTGGTGTCTTTACCAAGAAAAGCACCAAGATAGTCCTCATTGGCTCCAACCACAG tctttCATTTGTGAGGTTCTGTACTATAGAAGCGATCCAGAGGACAGAAGCGTATGAATATGCACAGTCACTTGGTTCCCAGCCTATTTCACTGCCCAACTTCCAG GTGTTTAAGTTCATCTACGCTTGCCATCTGGCTGAAATGGGGCTTTGTGCCCAAGCATTTCACTATTGTGAGGTCATTTCCCGTGCGCTTCTGGCCTTGCCTAACTACCACTCGCCTGCTTTCATCAATCAGCTTATACAG atgtcCGAGCGATTGAGGTTTTTTGACCCCCAGTTAAAGGAGAAGCCAGAGCAAGAACTCTTCCAAGAACCTGACTGGCTACTGCAGCTAAGGAAACTCAGCAACCAGATCAGg GATGGCGTGATAACCTTACGGACAGATCGGAGTACTCCCCAGCCATCTGCCTGCACTACACCAAACTCTGAGGGACAAGCAAGTCATGCTGAAGCTCCATCTTTTATTTCTGACTCCCACAACCCCCTCATGACAAGTCTTATGCCCCAGCCTGGCCCATCCACCCCAGGGGTTCAGCTCATGccaccag CTCCAGTAACTATTTTGCAAGACGGGACGGCTTCTCTGCACCACGGCCCTCTCCATATCGAGGGTGTCCCGTTTAACCCAACAGCCCCTGCTCCACCCCAGCCTGGCTTCATCCCTCAATATCAGCCTGAGAACCAGTCATATCAATCTATGCCAGCCCAGAGTCCCACTCTTCAGCCACCTGGTATGCCTCCACAAATACCCTTCTACACACCAATGGAAATTCCACCTCAGACATCTCCCCAGATGCCTCCCCAGATGCCTCCCCAGATGCCTCCCCAGATGCCTTCCCAGATGCCTCTCCAGATGCCTCCCCAGATGTCTCCTCAGAATTCCCTCCACATGCACCCCCATATGCCTCCCCACATTCCACAACAGATTCATGGTGTAGAATCTACACCTACTCCTCCATCTCCACAGTCTCCATCTGCTCATGCTCCACCTGCCCAGATGGACTTCTATGACAACATGGCACAGATg AGTACAGGAAGAAGATCCCGAACCACATCGCAGTCTTCAGTGCACAGG aTCTCTGGACGTCGTTCTCGCACTACGTCGGAGTCGTCCACTCATTCGGCGGGAAGGGAGCGCAGCAACTCTTTAGCAAATCAgagctctcctcctcctccacccatACCAGAGGCTCCTATCCAGGAAGCGCCTAAGAAAACCAAGAAGGACTCTCCCAAAAAG GGAGGAGGTGGAGGCATCTTCAGCTGGTTATCCCGAAGGGTTAAGAATGAAGTTCATCTTCCAGATGACAACAATAAATCT ATTGTGTGGGATGaaaggagacagagatgggTGAATCAGGATGAAGGCGAGGAGGag GTCAAACCTGTTGCCCCTCCTCCCAAAACGTTTCCAAAAGCTCCAATGGGGGTCGGACCTGGAATGGGTGGAGCATCAACTGGACCACCTGCAGGGCCACCTATTAATGTGTTCTCCAGGAAAGCAG GCACTAAGGCTCGGTACGTGGATGTGTTGAATCCGGGCCGACGGAATTCCAACCCTACCCCTGCTGTTGCTCCACCCGCAGATCTGTTTGCTCCTCTTGCACCCATGGCCATGCCAGCAAACCTCTTTGTTCCttctgcag CACCTGATGACCAGCATCCAGTGGAGGGAAGTGTTCCAGATAGCAATGGAAACACAGAACACATTCAGCCAAACACAGCAGTTCCACAG ATGTTTAATCCAACTCTCTTGCCTTCTGTTCCTGATGGCGCTCAATCAGGAGAG CTCTCACGTTCTAGCTCAATGAGTTCTCTATCACGAGAAGTGAGTCAACATTTAAATCAG